The Pararge aegeria chromosome 8, ilParAegt1.1, whole genome shotgun sequence genome window below encodes:
- the LOC120625918 gene encoding uncharacterized protein LOC120625918 — MTSREYPKIWGSFERIAEDGRTLAFVIEDIPEALWSEAVEFMLGNYIREDVWWITAGTAEDSQAIQEYRVLLKSIINCKMSLACFLSHDDGNDRTLVGVNMCMPQEKNHFVDHNPPKTKAGLLSLRMFSEAMKVTAIYDKYDVSKYLMGAGLSVTPEYRGLGVAVELLKYRMLLAKEEGMSVTGGIFTSEPAQRSADKAGWECLYQVPYKQFGEQCEIDFNTNTENLKIFAVKVE, encoded by the exons ATGACTTCGCGGGAATATCCGAAGATTTGGGGTAGTTTTGAGAGAATTGCTGAGGATGGTAGGACTTTGGCATTCGTAATAGAAGATATTCCTGAAGCCTTGTGGAGTGAGGCCGTGGAATTTATGCTGGGGAATTATATAAGGGAGGATGTTTGGTGGATCACAGCTG GTACGGCAGAGGACTCGCAGGCTATTCAAGAATATCGCGTGCTATTGAAATCGatcataaattgtaaaatgagtTTGGCATGCTTCCTTTCCCATGACGATGGAAATGATCGCACTCTTGTTGGGGTCAATATGTGTATGCCGCAGGAGAAAAATCACTTTGTTGATCACAATCCT CCTAAAACAAAAGCCGGGCTGTTGTCCCTCCGCATGTTTAGCGAGGCCATGAAAGTGACAGCAATATACGACAAGTACGACGTGAGTAAATATCTCATGGGAGCCGGCCTGTCTGTAACGCCTGAATACAGGGGGCTGGGAGTAGCTGTCGAGCTACTTAAATACAG aaTGCTCCTCGCAAAAGAAGAAGGCATGAGTGTGACCGGTGGAATATTTACAAGTGAGCCGGCCCAGCGCTCGGCAGACAAAGCAGGTTGGGAATGCCTCTATCAGGTTCCGTACAAACAATTTGGAGAACAATGTGAAATCGACTTTAACACCAACACCGAAAACTTAAAAATCTTTGCTGTAAAAGttgaatga